From one Plantibacter flavus genomic stretch:
- a CDS encoding bifunctional hydroxymethylpyrimidine kinase/phosphomethylpyrimidine kinase, with protein MSAVEPSTTPESSNSNRVHGRRPVTIRETPRVLSIAGTDPTGGAGIQADLKSIAANGGYGMAVVTALVAQNTRGVRSVHTPPVGFLREQLDAVADDVVIDAVKIGMLGDVAIIDTVSSWLQETETGPVVLDPVMVATSGDRLLHRDAEAAMRALLPHVDLVTPNLPELAVLAAEPVATSWADALAQAERVSVQAGVIVLVKGGHLTGTTACPDALVDATGGLGDDGSFVEFDGARVDTVNTHGTGCSLSSAMATLVARSGSWTEALGEAKAWLTTSLRHADALEVGSGNGPISHFAELWAAGGTTSRRQGGADIVADWWEEIAKVRTRIDHLPFVTTLADGTLDPARFAWYLQQDAIYLRAYSRVLARASALAPTAEEQVFWATGAASSIEAEMELHRTWLSAYAVSGMEVEPSATTTAYLDHLHAATVDGDYGRVVAAVLPCYWIYQDLGERLVDASHAEHPFAAWLDTYADPAFATANARAIEIVAGAAARADETGRDTMRRAFLASAAHEEAFFAEPIR; from the coding sequence ATGAGCGCCGTGGAACCGTCGACGACGCCGGAGTCGTCGAACTCGAACCGGGTGCACGGTCGACGACCCGTCACGATCCGCGAGACACCCCGGGTGCTGAGCATCGCCGGGACCGACCCGACCGGTGGTGCCGGGATCCAGGCCGATCTCAAGAGCATCGCCGCGAACGGCGGATACGGCATGGCGGTCGTCACCGCGCTCGTCGCGCAGAACACCCGGGGCGTCCGGTCCGTGCACACCCCGCCGGTCGGGTTCCTCCGCGAGCAGTTGGACGCGGTCGCGGACGACGTGGTGATCGACGCGGTCAAGATCGGGATGCTGGGCGATGTCGCGATCATCGACACCGTGTCGAGCTGGCTGCAGGAGACCGAGACCGGACCCGTCGTCCTCGACCCGGTGATGGTGGCGACGAGCGGCGACCGTCTCCTCCACCGCGACGCCGAAGCGGCCATGCGCGCGCTCCTGCCGCACGTCGACCTCGTGACCCCGAACCTGCCGGAGCTCGCCGTCCTCGCGGCCGAGCCGGTGGCGACGAGTTGGGCCGACGCACTCGCGCAGGCGGAGCGGGTCTCGGTGCAGGCGGGCGTGATCGTGCTCGTGAAGGGCGGGCACCTGACGGGGACGACCGCGTGCCCGGATGCGCTCGTCGACGCCACCGGTGGTCTGGGCGACGACGGATCATTCGTCGAGTTCGACGGTGCGCGGGTCGACACGGTGAACACCCATGGGACCGGGTGCTCCCTGTCGAGCGCGATGGCCACCCTCGTCGCCCGGTCGGGGTCCTGGACCGAGGCGCTCGGCGAGGCGAAGGCGTGGCTCACGACGAGCCTCCGGCACGCGGACGCGCTCGAGGTCGGCTCGGGCAACGGCCCGATCAGCCACTTCGCCGAGCTGTGGGCAGCGGGCGGGACGACCTCACGGCGGCAGGGCGGTGCCGACATCGTCGCGGACTGGTGGGAGGAGATCGCCAAGGTGCGGACGCGGATCGATCACCTGCCGTTCGTGACGACGCTCGCGGACGGCACCCTCGATCCGGCCCGGTTCGCCTGGTACCTGCAGCAGGACGCGATCTACCTGCGGGCGTATTCCCGGGTCCTCGCACGAGCGAGTGCCTTGGCGCCGACGGCCGAGGAGCAGGTGTTCTGGGCGACCGGCGCGGCGAGCTCGATCGAGGCCGAGATGGAGCTGCATCGCACCTGGCTCAGCGCGTATGCCGTGAGCGGTATGGAGGTGGAACCATCGGCGACGACCACGGCGTACCTCGACCACCTGCACGCGGCGACGGTCGACGGCGACTACGGGCGGGTGGTCGCCGCCGTGTTGCCCTGCTACTGGATCTACCAGGATCTCGGTGAACGGCTCGTCGACGCATCGCACGCGGAGCACCCGTTCGCCGCGTGGCTCGACACCTACGCCGACCCCGCCTTCGCGACCGCGAACGCCCGGGCGATCGAGATCGTCGCCGGGGCGGCAGCTCGCGCGGACGAGACCGGCCGCGACACGATGCGTCGGGCGTTCCTCGCCTCGGCCGCTCACGAGGAGGCCTTCTTCGCCGAGCCGATACGATGA
- the thiE gene encoding thiamine phosphate synthase, whose translation MSASTTADRVLAARSHAELVRRGIATYLVTDASASGDRGVLDVVRRAVDGGVTAVQLREKTASARALFDLTVRAAEVVAGRALLLVDDRVDVFLAARSAGAVVHGVHVGQSDLPVDAVRRIVGQAAVVGLTANTPAHLDAVAALSPGTVDYLGVGVIRPTTTKPDHPAPLGVEGFAAIAAATPLPCVAIGGVSLDDTVELHAAGAGGLAVVSAICAADDPAAAARAFRSAWTEVSA comes from the coding sequence GTGAGCGCCTCGACCACCGCGGACCGGGTCCTCGCGGCCCGTTCGCACGCCGAGCTCGTGCGCCGCGGCATCGCCACCTACCTCGTCACGGACGCCTCGGCCAGCGGGGATCGCGGTGTCCTCGACGTCGTGCGCCGAGCCGTCGACGGCGGGGTGACCGCGGTCCAGCTGCGGGAGAAGACCGCGTCGGCGCGAGCGCTGTTCGACCTGACCGTGCGTGCGGCGGAGGTCGTCGCCGGTCGGGCGCTGCTCCTCGTCGACGACCGGGTGGACGTCTTCCTCGCGGCCCGTTCCGCCGGTGCCGTCGTCCACGGCGTCCACGTGGGTCAGAGCGATCTCCCGGTCGACGCCGTGCGTCGTATCGTGGGGCAGGCCGCCGTCGTGGGACTGACGGCGAACACCCCGGCGCACCTCGACGCGGTCGCAGCGCTGTCACCCGGGACGGTCGACTACCTGGGCGTCGGCGTCATCCGCCCGACGACGACGAAGCCGGACCACCCGGCGCCGCTCGGCGTGGAGGGGTTCGCCGCGATCGCCGCCGCGACCCCGCTCCCGTGCGTCGCCATCGGTGGGGTGTCACTGGACGACACGGTCGAGCTCCACGCCGCCGGTGCCGGTGGTCTCGCCGTCGTCTCCGCCATCTGCGCCGCCGACGATCCGGCGGCCGCCGCCCGGGCGTTCCGCAGCGCCTGGACCGAGGTCTCGGCATGA
- the thiM gene encoding hydroxyethylthiazole kinase — MSVRTPQQSAHPSTDDSSVGEFASASGDLLERLREHTPLVQSITNAVVTNFTANVLLAIGAAPAMTDIPTEAGPFARIASGVLLNLGTPQAEQREAMVEAASAANDAGTPWVLDPVAVGFLPVRTALAADLLDLRPTIVRGNASEIIALAGLGAGGRGVDSTDSVDSAIEAATAIARTSGAVVAISGPTDVITDGERIVRCSNGHAWLTLVTGGGCALGAVLAAFASLDDDRLLTTVAATTAYTVAAQLAAAESRGPGSFAPAFLDRLHLLDADTVRSLAVIA; from the coding sequence ATGAGCGTTCGCACACCGCAGCAGTCCGCCCACCCGTCCACCGACGACTCGTCCGTCGGCGAGTTCGCGAGCGCGTCCGGGGACCTCCTCGAGCGCCTGCGAGAGCACACGCCGCTCGTCCAATCGATCACGAACGCCGTGGTGACGAACTTCACCGCGAACGTCCTGCTCGCCATCGGCGCCGCCCCGGCGATGACCGACATCCCCACCGAAGCCGGGCCGTTCGCCCGCATCGCCTCCGGGGTGCTCCTCAATCTCGGGACGCCGCAGGCGGAGCAGCGCGAGGCGATGGTCGAGGCCGCCTCCGCCGCGAACGACGCCGGCACACCGTGGGTGCTCGACCCCGTGGCCGTCGGCTTCCTACCGGTGCGCACGGCGCTCGCCGCCGACCTCCTCGACCTCCGGCCGACGATCGTCCGCGGCAACGCCAGCGAGATCATCGCCCTCGCCGGACTGGGCGCCGGCGGTCGCGGGGTCGACAGCACCGACTCGGTCGACAGCGCGATCGAGGCGGCCACCGCGATCGCCCGCACCTCGGGCGCCGTCGTCGCGATCTCCGGCCCGACGGACGTCATCACCGACGGTGAGCGCATCGTCCGCTGCTCGAACGGGCACGCCTGGCTCACCCTCGTGACGGGCGGCGGCTGTGCCCTTGGTGCCGTACTCGCCGCCTTCGCCTCACTCGACGACGACCGGTTGCTGACGACGGTCGCGGCGACCACCGCGTACACGGTCGCCGCGCAGCTTGCGGCTGCGGAGAGCCGCGGCCCCGGCTCCTTCGCTCCCGCCTTCCTCGACCGCCTCCACCTCCTCGACGCCGACACCGTCCGCAGCCTGGCGGTGATCGCGTGA
- a CDS encoding DUF1622 domain-containing protein, whose translation MDFFELVTIVFEVAGVGAMVVGFVIAVTLSARLWWSTRDGARAFRMLRETIGSVILLGLEILVAADLVKTVTSTPSLTDALVLAIIVVIRTLLSFSLQIEIEGTLPWRRLATTGPQLFDRAVKRGGERTRRRAEEQDASAQDLEPSDATPAPTVAAQPIPDDEDGFPELRSRS comes from the coding sequence ATGGACTTCTTCGAGCTGGTCACCATCGTCTTCGAGGTCGCCGGTGTCGGGGCGATGGTCGTGGGCTTCGTGATCGCCGTCACCCTCTCGGCCCGCCTGTGGTGGAGCACGCGCGACGGCGCTCGGGCCTTCCGGATGCTGCGGGAGACGATCGGCTCGGTCATCCTGCTCGGGCTGGAGATCCTCGTGGCCGCAGACCTCGTGAAGACGGTCACGTCGACGCCGTCGCTGACCGACGCGCTCGTCCTCGCGATCATCGTCGTCATCCGCACCCTGCTGAGCTTCTCCCTGCAGATCGAGATCGAGGGCACCCTCCCCTGGAGGCGCCTGGCGACGACCGGCCCGCAGTTGTTCGACCGCGCGGTCAAGCGCGGCGGCGAACGCACCCGACGTCGCGCCGAGGAGCAGGACGCCTCGGCCCAGGATCTCGAACCGTCCGATGCGACGCCGGCACCGACGGTCGCGGCGCAGCCGATCCCCGACGACGAGGACGGCTTCCCGGAGCTCCGCAGTCGCAGCTAG
- a CDS encoding HAD family hydrolase, translated as MPVDYPDLVIFDCDGTLVDTERISVRVNLQLLNEVGGDYTEAEVRELFVGASLETYATLVEQRLGKPLEADWIQRWSDMFRGICERELEAVDGVVDALDGIAATGVPLCVASNGMLHDVVRNLGQVGIHDRFDGRIFSATDVAVGKPAPDLFLHAAADFDTAPERCAVVEDSVVGVLAARAAGMTVYAYAGGMTPAERLIGDGTHVFDDMRLLPDLIRDTWAASAAR; from the coding sequence ATGCCAGTCGACTATCCGGACCTCGTCATCTTCGACTGCGACGGCACCCTCGTCGACACGGAACGCATCTCCGTCCGGGTGAACCTGCAGCTCCTCAACGAGGTCGGCGGCGACTACACCGAGGCGGAGGTGCGGGAGCTCTTCGTCGGCGCCTCACTCGAGACGTACGCGACGCTGGTCGAGCAGCGCCTCGGGAAGCCGCTCGAGGCCGACTGGATCCAGCGCTGGAGCGACATGTTCCGCGGCATCTGCGAACGTGAGCTCGAGGCCGTCGACGGGGTCGTCGACGCCCTCGACGGTATCGCTGCGACCGGGGTGCCGCTGTGCGTCGCCTCGAACGGGATGCTGCACGACGTCGTCCGCAACCTCGGGCAGGTGGGCATCCACGACCGCTTCGACGGGCGCATCTTCAGCGCGACCGACGTCGCCGTCGGCAAGCCCGCACCCGACCTCTTCCTGCACGCCGCCGCCGACTTCGACACGGCCCCCGAGCGGTGCGCGGTCGTCGAGGACAGCGTCGTCGGCGTCCTGGCTGCCCGTGCGGCCGGCATGACGGTCTACGCCTACGCCGGCGGCATGACGCCCGCCGAGCGGCTCATCGGCGACGGCACCCACGTCTTCGACGACATGCGCCTGCTGCCCGACCTCATCCGCGACACCTGGGCGGCCTCCGCGGCACGCTAG
- a CDS encoding CDP-alcohol phosphatidyltransferase family protein, with protein MDIIGWVNDAATALPDPLIWLLGLLFTTAESGLWLGLVVPGEPVVLLLSAMLDSAPGALVLFLAVALGGSLGDQLGYLVGRRSGGRLRDSAVIRRLGVDGWDRAVEALERRGAQAVFLTRLVPVLRCLTPTAAGVAGVPYRSFLAASLLGSLLWSAVYVGVGSLVRATLDTVRQYLGATGWVLLFALVVVVTIAAIARFRRGAAIPGDEAMIPVTLHEKTPLARLRTQLFSDDDWKNLPNAITAGRIVLLPVFAALVITGSYWAALVVGAVVFLSDVADGQIARRMGTVSALGTWLDGVADRLTVVVVAASFAIAQIIPWQVFVVMIVPDLLLAFVAVVAFRGTPEVPVSIAGKIRTVFLFVGFFALLTGLALGGGDPASALYRVFGGVGFVAILLGLLGHFVAATQYARRMVVTWQRQGVRAAR; from the coding sequence GTGGACATCATCGGGTGGGTGAACGACGCCGCGACGGCGCTGCCTGATCCGCTGATCTGGCTCCTCGGGCTCCTGTTCACGACCGCCGAATCCGGCCTCTGGCTCGGCCTCGTCGTCCCCGGTGAACCGGTGGTGCTCCTCCTCTCGGCCATGCTCGACTCCGCCCCCGGCGCCCTCGTGCTGTTCCTCGCGGTCGCCCTCGGCGGGTCGCTCGGGGACCAGCTCGGCTACCTCGTCGGTCGTCGTTCCGGTGGTCGTCTCCGTGACTCGGCCGTCATCCGGCGCCTCGGTGTCGACGGCTGGGACCGCGCGGTCGAGGCGCTCGAGCGACGCGGGGCCCAGGCCGTCTTCCTCACCCGGCTCGTGCCCGTGCTCCGATGCCTGACACCGACCGCCGCGGGGGTCGCCGGCGTGCCCTACCGGTCGTTCCTCGCGGCATCCCTGCTGGGCTCCCTCCTCTGGTCCGCCGTCTACGTCGGCGTCGGCTCCCTCGTCCGTGCCACGCTCGACACGGTCCGCCAGTACCTCGGTGCCACCGGCTGGGTGCTGCTGTTCGCGCTCGTCGTGGTGGTCACGATCGCCGCGATCGCCCGATTCCGCCGCGGTGCCGCGATCCCCGGTGACGAGGCGATGATCCCGGTGACGCTGCACGAGAAGACGCCGCTCGCGCGCCTCCGGACGCAGCTGTTCTCCGACGACGACTGGAAGAACCTGCCGAACGCGATCACGGCGGGACGTATCGTCCTCCTACCGGTCTTCGCCGCCCTCGTGATCACCGGCTCCTACTGGGCCGCGCTCGTCGTCGGTGCGGTCGTGTTCCTGAGCGACGTCGCCGACGGACAGATCGCGCGCCGCATGGGCACGGTCTCCGCGCTCGGCACCTGGCTCGACGGGGTCGCCGACCGCCTGACCGTGGTCGTGGTCGCCGCGTCGTTCGCCATCGCGCAGATCATCCCATGGCAGGTGTTCGTGGTCATGATCGTCCCCGACCTCCTGCTCGCGTTCGTCGCCGTCGTCGCGTTCCGCGGGACGCCGGAGGTGCCGGTGAGCATCGCCGGCAAGATCCGGACGGTGTTCCTCTTCGTCGGCTTCTTCGCGCTGCTCACGGGCCTCGCGCTCGGCGGCGGGGATCCGGCGTCGGCGCTGTACCGGGTCTTCGGCGGGGTCGGCTTCGTGGCGATCCTGCTCGGACTCCTCGGCCACTTCGTCGCGGCGACCCAGTATGCGCGACGCATGGTCGTCACCTGGCAGCGACAGGGCGTCCGCGCGGCCCGCTGA
- a CDS encoding carboxypeptidase regulatory-like domain-containing protein produces the protein MTRRIGAAVLALLGASALALTAAVPAASAATTSSWATWPTFSGASGSYQGTMTLAGQPALSAALTSDSVGGGGVGVISGASTWLAASTPVGAKYGSSRDQPYLNLRPKANNAASPSTTTYSFATPTPPSGWTFVLGDIDADQVTVTAIGPDGAALTPDELGFNGGFNYCAPGLVGKPSCTGSATDVPTWDPTTQILRGNDAAADTAGAAGWFEPSAPISSLTFSFRQRSGAPVYQAWFASIARDVTGTVTDQTAGPLDGVGVRLIDRDGRVVASTTTAGGGTYTFAGYFATDGYTVQLVPPTGKIAVGPARAAVDLTDTDAVADFTVRDIVPVAVSGTALDTDGVPIVGATVTIVGVGSVTTDTDGNYLFDTVPVGDHSVVITPPSGYAVQTAPASFTVPVGSGTPITEQDFVLVANPSLGGVVSSGGVGVAGVTVSVDGPNGVERAVTAADGSYRFPLLPAGSYEVSVVAPEGYVVSGTATRAEELAGADLDAVDFELARLGTVIGDVRTDTGAPVPAATVTVTTPGGPVALTTTAEGSYGLADLAPGSYEVTLTVPVGYSVPAGGATTATVVVGTDGAVQTVPTFVLVADAVLGGLAGTVETDAGAPIADVTVTVETPAGPVDITTDADGAYGLDGLAPGSYEVSVAVPAGYTAEGATTATAVVAADGSEVSVPAFVLVPDAVVPVPSANPSDPAVPGNSGRLPSTGADAMPWIVAAGALFVLGAAGVVTAAVLRRRRANRDELSGE, from the coding sequence ATGACCCGCCGCATCGGAGCCGCTGTGCTCGCCCTGCTCGGAGCCTCCGCGCTCGCCCTCACCGCAGCCGTCCCGGCGGCCTCCGCCGCGACCACGTCGAGCTGGGCGACGTGGCCCACGTTCTCCGGTGCATCGGGGTCGTACCAGGGCACCATGACCCTGGCCGGTCAGCCCGCCCTTTCCGCGGCGTTGACGAGCGACTCGGTCGGTGGCGGTGGCGTCGGCGTCATCTCCGGCGCCTCGACCTGGCTGGCGGCCTCGACCCCCGTCGGTGCCAAGTACGGCAGCAGCCGGGATCAGCCCTACCTCAACCTCCGCCCGAAGGCGAACAACGCGGCGTCGCCCTCGACCACGACCTACTCCTTCGCGACGCCGACGCCGCCGTCCGGCTGGACCTTCGTCCTCGGCGACATCGACGCCGACCAGGTCACCGTGACGGCGATCGGTCCCGACGGCGCGGCGCTCACCCCTGACGAGCTCGGGTTCAACGGCGGCTTCAACTACTGCGCTCCCGGCCTGGTCGGCAAGCCGTCCTGCACCGGATCCGCAACGGACGTCCCCACCTGGGACCCGACGACGCAGATACTCCGCGGCAACGACGCCGCTGCGGACACCGCCGGCGCGGCAGGGTGGTTCGAACCCTCCGCCCCGATCTCCAGCCTCACCTTCTCGTTCCGGCAGCGGTCGGGCGCGCCCGTCTACCAGGCGTGGTTCGCGTCGATCGCGCGTGATGTGACCGGCACGGTGACCGACCAGACCGCGGGCCCGCTGGACGGCGTCGGCGTCCGGCTCATCGACCGCGACGGCCGGGTGGTGGCGTCGACCACGACCGCGGGTGGCGGCACGTACACCTTCGCCGGCTACTTCGCGACCGACGGCTACACGGTGCAGCTCGTCCCGCCGACCGGCAAGATCGCCGTCGGTCCTGCACGTGCCGCGGTTGACCTCACGGACACGGACGCCGTCGCGGACTTCACCGTCCGCGACATCGTGCCCGTCGCCGTGTCGGGGACCGCGCTCGACACGGACGGCGTCCCGATCGTCGGTGCCACCGTCACCATCGTCGGTGTCGGCAGCGTCACCACCGACACCGACGGGAACTACCTCTTCGACACCGTGCCGGTCGGCGACCACTCGGTGGTCATCACGCCACCGTCCGGGTACGCGGTCCAGACCGCACCGGCGTCGTTCACCGTGCCGGTCGGCAGCGGGACGCCCATCACCGAGCAGGACTTCGTGCTCGTCGCGAACCCCAGCCTCGGCGGCGTGGTCAGCTCCGGCGGGGTCGGTGTGGCCGGCGTCACCGTGAGCGTCGACGGTCCGAACGGTGTCGAGCGCGCCGTCACGGCCGCCGACGGTTCCTACCGCTTCCCGCTCCTGCCCGCCGGGTCCTACGAGGTCTCGGTCGTCGCCCCCGAGGGGTACGTCGTCTCCGGAACCGCAACCCGGGCGGAGGAGCTCGCCGGCGCCGATCTGGACGCGGTCGACTTCGAGCTCGCTCGGCTCGGCACCGTCATCGGCGACGTCCGGACGGACACCGGGGCCCCGGTGCCCGCCGCGACGGTCACGGTGACGACGCCGGGCGGCCCGGTCGCCCTGACGACGACGGCCGAGGGGTCCTACGGGCTCGCCGACCTGGCGCCGGGCAGCTACGAGGTCACGCTGACCGTCCCGGTCGGGTACTCCGTGCCCGCGGGTGGCGCCACGACCGCCACCGTCGTCGTCGGCACCGACGGCGCTGTCCAGACGGTGCCCACCTTCGTGCTCGTCGCCGACGCCGTGCTCGGCGGCCTCGCCGGAACGGTCGAGACGGACGCCGGTGCTCCGATCGCGGACGTGACCGTGACCGTCGAGACCCCGGCCGGCCCGGTCGACATCACGACTGACGCCGACGGCGCCTATGGCCTCGACGGACTCGCGCCCGGCTCCTACGAGGTGTCCGTGGCGGTCCCGGCGGGCTACACCGCCGAGGGGGCCACCACGGCGACCGCGGTCGTCGCCGCAGACGGTTCCGAGGTCTCGGTGCCGGCCTTCGTCCTCGTTCCCGACGCCGTCGTGCCCGTGCCGTCGGCGAATCCGAGCGACCCCGCCGTTCCGGGCAACTCGGGTCGCCTGCCCTCGACCGGTGCGGACGCGATGCCGTGGATCGTCGCTGCCGGAGCGCTCTTCGTGCTCGGCGCCGCCGGTGTCGTCACCGCGGCCGTCCTGCGTCGTCGACGCGCGAATCGGGACGAACTGTCCGGCGAATGA
- a CDS encoding DMT family transporter: MTRSPMATPTTGDSTAAGRLPVAAAILAAVCFGTTGTAHALLPIEVGSVAFGAARIVFGGALLVLVWAAFAHRSGSTRPPRPGAVELGRPVLIIAVIVGTVGVTAYQPFFFLGVERNGVAIGTLTALGSAPAITGLLEWAIHRRRPSGRWFLATIVAAIGVAVLSGVTGGGIGTVSVDGLLASVGAGASYALYTLCSKALIEHGWTPLGTMAALFGGAALVSVPILLATETAWILTAPGALAVVWLALVNTVAGYLLFGYALGGLPASRVATLTLFEPLTATLLGILLLGESFGPSTVVGAALLVTGLAILVVPTRTDRREVAR, encoded by the coding sequence ATGACCCGTTCGCCGATGGCGACCCCGACGACCGGCGACAGCACCGCCGCGGGGCGCCTGCCCGTCGCCGCCGCGATCCTCGCCGCCGTGTGCTTCGGGACGACGGGGACGGCTCACGCGCTCCTGCCGATCGAGGTGGGTTCGGTCGCCTTCGGCGCCGCACGCATCGTCTTCGGCGGAGCGTTGCTCGTCCTCGTGTGGGCGGCGTTCGCCCATCGCTCCGGGTCCACGAGGCCGCCTCGCCCCGGCGCCGTGGAACTCGGGAGGCCCGTCCTGATCATCGCCGTCATCGTCGGTACGGTCGGCGTCACCGCGTACCAGCCGTTCTTCTTCCTCGGAGTGGAACGCAACGGTGTCGCGATCGGGACCCTCACGGCGCTCGGTTCCGCACCCGCCATCACCGGCCTCCTCGAATGGGCGATCCATCGCCGGCGCCCGAGCGGTCGCTGGTTCCTGGCCACGATCGTCGCCGCGATCGGTGTCGCCGTCCTGTCCGGAGTGACGGGCGGCGGGATCGGGACCGTCTCGGTGGACGGGCTGCTCGCGTCCGTCGGCGCCGGAGCCTCGTACGCCCTGTACACGCTCTGCAGCAAGGCACTCATCGAACACGGGTGGACACCGCTCGGCACCATGGCGGCGCTCTTCGGCGGAGCGGCGCTCGTCTCGGTGCCGATCCTCCTCGCCACCGAGACCGCCTGGATCCTCACGGCACCCGGCGCACTCGCGGTCGTGTGGCTCGCGCTGGTGAACACGGTGGCGGGGTACCTGCTGTTCGGCTACGCGCTCGGCGGGTTGCCCGCGTCACGGGTCGCGACGCTCACGCTCTTCGAGCCGTTGACGGCGACGCTCCTCGGCATCCTGCTCCTCGGAGAGTCCTTCGGGCCCTCGACCGTCGTCGGTGCAGCGCTGCTCGTGACCGGACTCGCGATCCTCGTCGTGCCCACGCGCACCGATCGTCGCGAGGTCGCCCGATGA
- a CDS encoding GntR family transcriptional regulator — protein MTAVDAVADALREDILDGRLGADEPLRETALTVRFGVNRHTVRAALQALAAERLVTFEAYRGARVRSFSDADVLALMEYRTAIEAEAVRLLRTRAEPSSHPPASIIAANDNLRRICIDRPGDHRAIEVAHAELHHAIVAAARSPRLGEAHAGLLAELGLFMVQLRSVLPPEELIDQHDRLVDALSGDHGEEELRAHLAHSAEQLIALRRSAPEGIRSGP, from the coding sequence ATGACCGCGGTCGACGCTGTCGCAGATGCACTGCGGGAGGACATCCTCGACGGACGACTCGGCGCGGACGAGCCGTTGCGGGAGACCGCCCTCACCGTCCGGTTCGGCGTCAACCGGCACACCGTCCGGGCGGCACTGCAGGCGCTCGCGGCGGAGCGCCTCGTCACGTTCGAGGCCTACCGCGGCGCACGGGTGCGGTCGTTCAGCGACGCCGACGTGCTCGCCCTCATGGAGTACCGGACGGCGATCGAGGCCGAGGCGGTCCGACTGCTGCGAACACGTGCGGAGCCGTCGTCCCACCCACCGGCCTCGATCATCGCGGCGAACGACAACCTCCGACGCATCTGCATCGACCGGCCCGGCGATCACCGCGCCATCGAGGTCGCGCACGCCGAGCTGCACCACGCGATCGTCGCCGCGGCCCGGAGCCCTCGACTGGGCGAGGCGCACGCTGGCCTGCTCGCCGAGCTCGGCCTGTTCATGGTGCAGCTCCGGAGCGTCCTCCCGCCGGAGGAACTCATCGACCAGCACGACCGACTCGTCGACGCCCTCAGCGGCGACCATGGCGAGGAGGAGCTCCGCGCGCACCTCGCGCACTCGGCGGAACAGCTCATCGCGCTCCGCCGATCGGCCCCCGAGGGCATCCGGTCCGGCCCCTGA